The genome window GTATTGCAGCCACTACAAGTCCACCTAGTATCACTTAATTTTAGAGTTGTATTTTTAATACTGCAATTGTTGCATAGCTTACTTGATGGGAAATATCTATCTGCTTTATGCAAGTAGGATCCATACCACTCTGATTTATATGATAATTGCCTTACAAACTCATACCATCCTAAATCATTAACACTTTTGCCAAACATTCCTTTTTGCATACCTTTAATTGATAAGTTTTCTATTACTATATTTTTGTAATTAGCTGCAAAATAATAAGATAATTTATGTAAAAAATCTTTTCTTTGATTTGAAATTTTCCTATGCAACTTGGCAACTCTTAATCTAGATTTAGCCCTATTTCTAGAACCCTTTTGTTTTTTTGATAGTTTTTTTTGGTATCTCTTAAGTTTACTTTCATTTTTTAGTAAATATTTAGGATGATTGATTTTCTCACCCTCGCTACTTACTAAAAAGTGCCTCATGCTCATATCAATACCAACTACCTCTTTTTTATTATCTTTAGTTTTATCATTATTTTTAACATCCAAGCACTCAACTGCTACTGAAATATAATATTTATCATCAATATCTTTTTCTACTACTACATTTTTAATAACTTCATTGCTCTTAATATTTCTATGTAACGCCAATTTTACAAATCCTATTTTAGGTATCTTTATATAATCATTTTCTATTCTTATAGAGTTTTTTTGATTATTAGTTCTATAGGTTTGTCTATTTTTTTTACTTTTATATTTAGGAAATCCTTGCGTTCTATTTCCTTTTTTAATTTCTCTAAAAAAATTACTATACGCAGAATTTAAGTCAATCCATGCGCTACAAAGAGCTAAACTATCAACTTCCTTTAGAAATGGAAATTCATTTTTATAATTACTTGGGTTAACACTAAGACTTTTCTTATTCTTTTCATAATAGTCTTTCTTATCACTTAACATTTTGTTATACAAAAATCTTACACATCCAAATGCTTTTGAAAAATATTTCTTTTGATTAGTGTTGGGATATATTCTATACTTATAAGCTTTATTAGCACTCATTATTTTTTAATTATTATATTATATTTTAACTTACGTTACAAATTCATCTCCACCTAAATTTCATAGAAATTATAGGTGGAGATGAATTTGTGATTACTTGATAAAAAACTCTTAAAGGTTATTTTTAAATTATTAAAATGTAAAAGTATGTCTTTAATAAAATATAAACTTAACTATTTTACATAAAAATCGCACAACTTTTATGTTTTTATCCTATGCCAATGCCAATATACCTTATTAAATTTACTTTAGATTTAACTCTTTTATGCCTTACTAAAATAAATAAAGTTTTACTAATTCCATTCTCTATTATAATATCAATTTCCTAAATTTCCCCCCTAAAAAAGAAGTTTTATCATTCTGTGTGTAATATTATAAGATTGACTTTTAGCTATTTTAAAATATATTTCTAAAACTTTAGAGCATTATCGACAAAATTGCTTTGCTATATTTAGAATAATAATTTGTTAATTTTAATTGTAATATCATTTAGTATTTAGCAATATTGTAATTTTATTTTTTTTTATATTTTTTTTCTTTTATGCATTTTTCATATCTTGATGCAAGTTACTAAAAATAAATGCAAATTACTAAAAACATATTCAATAAATATTATTTCGATAATGTCAAGTTACCAATATCGATGTCAATAAAAATCAAATAAAAGCAAGATGAATTAAAAGAAATATTAAATATTAATACTTTCTTTACTGGTACTCATATTTTTATTCTTCTTTAATAAGAAAATCTTCAAAAGAAGAAATGTCGAAGTGAAATTATTATTGCAAGATTATAATCTTTAAATATAACAATAAAAAAAGCATCAACAAGCCCTAATAAAAAATTATCATTCATCGGTTAAATATAAATGATTGTTTTTATTGGGGAGAGAGAGATGCTTAGATAAAAAGGCACTAAACCCCAAGTCCTTATTATTTACTATATGAGACTTGTTAAAATAAAAGAGTGATGAGACGTTAAAAAAGGAAAGAATGCTGATTTGACTATAAATCAATAAATAAATTTAATACCAGCACATTTAGAGGCATGAAATACTGTTTGTAAAATGCATTTAACAAAATTTTTATTTAATTTACACGACAATTCAAGGAAAAAGAAAAACCTGATCTCTAATAAATAGGTCAAAATATATTTATATATTTGACATTCTAACAGGAGGATGTTGTTTTAACATCCTCATTAATTAAGTATAAATAAATAGAAAAAATAATAAGATAGTAAAAGTTTTCTATACTATAAAAGTAAATAAATTAAAATGAACGCAAAAATAAATAGTTTTCAAATTTTGGCTATTGCCTGCTTTGGCTAAAAATAAAAATTTAGGCTTTATTAAAATAAAAAATTCAAGTTCTAAGAGAACAGCGCAGCTTTATTCCTCTGTTATCTGTAACGCTGCTAAAATATTTCTATTTATTTTTATTAAAATAAATAATACAGATTTAATGGATCAAAATACAAATACGTAGTTCAGTAATATTAGACTTTTTTCTTTTCTTAATTCATTTTTTATTTTTTTATAGTCACTGACTAAATCTAATATATTCAGATTATTGTTTTTTGATTTTTATAAGGAAAATTTTCCTTAATATTGCAAGTATAGGATATAAAAATTTTTAATTTGTTATTATTTTTTTATCAAGCGTTGTTGTTTAAAAATATTTATAATTTATTGCTCCCATGATTAAAATGAATACAACGAAACTCTTAAATATTGATTTAATTTTAGATGACTTACAACCAACAGCGTAAAGGTCCATTAAGTATTCAAAGAAATAAGTTTTTAAGTCCAATATTAATAACAAAATTCAAAGAGTAAAAACTCTACATAGAATTAAGCAAAAAAATTTATTAATTTCTTTCTAAAGTGAAATAATAGTCCAAAACTTATCAGATATTCTCCAAATGATTAAATAAGTAAAAAAGTATAAAATATAAATAAAAATTTATATTTTATTGTAATTAAAACAAAATGATATATAATCTTAATTAGTAATTAATATATATAATATAAGTTCTAAATAAATATAAAAGGGGAATATTTTTCATGCAAAGAAATTTGTTTTTATATACATTGTTAACGATAGGATTGATATCTTGCAGCCTAGATTCTAAATTATTTGATAATAAAGAACAAAAAAATAAAAATGATATAAAAAATGCCTTAGATAGTATTCAAAAAAATACTCTTAATAAGTTATATGATAATCAAGAAGAAAAAAAAGGTGTTAAAAATTTTGAGGAATTGAAAGATGGAGGTTTAATTTCCCCCACTCCCGCAGAGTCCTTAGCGTCCACAAGGCCCACTATAGAGAAGGAGAATATAGGTCCTCCTGTGGTGTCTTTAGAGACATCTAACAATAAAGCTAGTATACCAACAACAACCATTTCAATTGAGCATAATCAAAAAAAAGAGATAAAAAAAGAAATAAAAAAAGAACAACTTTTTCCTTCTACTAAGGAAGAAAAGAGAGCAGATAAAGAAATTAAAAATATAGAAAATGCTATTAGAGGCTCTGGATTTCCCAAGTTAATTGAGGATATAAGGTCACTTAAACATGAATATACTTCGATAAAAAGTGATTTTTATGATGTAATAGATAAGATTAACAATAAAATAACATCACTAATGAAAAATCGTCATAAAAATAGAACTAAAATAACGGAACTGAGACAATTGCAAAATAATTTAAATACAGAAAACGAATTTGATGAAATTATGACTCACATTGATATTGCAGAACAAGATATAGGATCTGCAGCTTTATTCTTTAATGAAGCTAAGGAAAGTTTAAAAGAAGGCATTATTAAAAGATTGGAAAATGAAAATAGGACAGCACTACTATTATCTAAACAAGCTTTAAATAAAGCAGAAGATGCTTTAAGTAAATTAGAAAATTATTCTTCTAAAAAAAATTTAGCAATGGGAAGAAATAAAATTATAAAAAAACTTATTGAACAGGCAAAAACTGCTTTAAGTAAGTCTTAAAATGGATAATAAAATATATAAACATATTAATATTTAAAATTAGTTAGAGCCTTTTCTTAAAAAAGGCTCTCTTACTTATTATTAGTAATTACGCATATAAATATACTAACTTGGTTAGTATATTTATATATTAAAATTTCTTTTTACCATTCAAACATTTTTTCACTCACAATTGTTTTTAAAACTTCGATTTTTTTCTTCTCCTTTTAGCCAATCAATAAGTATGCTAGAATGTTTATTTTGATTTGCTTATAAAATATCGGTATTCTTTATTTTAAGGTTTGCCATGATCTGTTCTCATAATCTGAACAAATAGAATCCTTTTTTTGTATATCCTAAAATAAGGATATTTTTTATAATACAAATTAAAGATTGGGGCCAAATCTTTTAATTGGCATTAGTGTGCTTTTGATAATTTGTTTACTTAAAAAAGAATTTATTTATTCATATTTAAATTAATATGATTCCTTTTAATAAAATACCGGTTTAGACATGTTATTTTTTAGAAAGTTTCCATCCAAAAATTTTCTTATTTTTTTTTGTGCTTAGTTTGTTACATGTATATTTTTATTAATAGAAAAGAAAAGTCATTTTAATTTTACACCATAATTTTCTAAAAATAATTTCAAAGATTTTTTATTTTTTTAAACCGTTGATCAATAGTGGGAACGGATCATCAAAATAATTATGCTTCCCATCATTAGAACAAATATGCGAATCCTTATCAAAAAATAAAAGATTCACTAAGCACAGATTCTCAATACAAAGATATAATAAAAAACCCTTGATTTCGAAGGAATTATTGTTAACTATTGTTTTAATCTTGAGAAACAAGTTAAGTAATTCTTTGGATCTCTTAGAATTCAAACCCAAAAAAATTGTCAAAATTTTTTCATTATGGTTTTCAAATAATGGTGGAAGATGATTTAAATCATTTTTATTTAATTTATTAATAATCTTCCCAAACTAGAGAGCTTGTCTTTTTTAGTAAAAAATCATTATGCCGTATTTCATCAAGAAATCTCAGGAGAATTTCAAAATGCAATTGCAATAGACGTGGAAAGCGCTGCAATGGTTCAAATAGAATATAATTTCAAAATTCCTTTTATAAGCATACGAGGAATATCTGATATAGTTAATAATGAAAATAATTATAATGATTATAAAAAATTTATAAGAAAAGCTTCTATAAATTCTGCAAAAACAGTAAAAAAATTGATTAAATTAATTTGAGTATATAAAGAGTTTTATGTTTTTCATCTAAGTAATTATTTTGTTTATATAATTCTTTATTTAACATTTTAAATGTATTTGCTAATTGGGTTATTGGGGTTGGGAAGCTTGGGGTTAAGATTTATATAAAATCCTTGGAAGTCTCCAAATTAAAAAATGTGAACCGCTATTTCTATAAATTCTATAAAATTTTACACTATTTAAATTTTCTCCCAGTTAATGGTAAATTTTGATTAGGTATCATAGTCAGAAATACCACCATTTTTATTTTCTTGCCAATAACTTCAAAAAGCCTATTTACTATTTATTTAATTAAATTATTCAATTCTATATTCTTTATTACAAATTGAAAGGCACCTATTATTTTTATAAATTAATGACTACTACCCTATAAACTTAATTTTACCATAAAAGTAAAAACAAATAGTAGTTGTAAATTTAATAAAAATACAGGTTGTTTTTTTATTAGTATAAACAGCTTGCAGTAGCTTTTTTAAATTTTTAGAAGTCTTTTTTATTATTACTAAAGAAAGCAAGCTTGCAAATAAAACCATACGTATTGAAAGTAAATTTGGGATTTTTATAATATTTGCATATAATATGTTATATGTCTGAAATTGTAGGAGAGGTATATGAGTAATAAAATTTTCTGTATTTTAGTAGTTTCAATTTTAATGGTTGGCTGTGATTGGGGGACTATTAAAAATAAAAGTATAGAAATTTCTGAGATATTAAGAAAAGGTAAGGATAAGACTAAAAATCAAAATAGTATAGAATTAGGTGAAAATAATTCTATGTCTAAAAACAATATATCTACCGTAGATGTAGATGTAGATGTAGATGTAGATGTAGATATTGCTAATTTAGAACGTTCAAGAGTAGATTTAATTAATCATCTAAAACAAGTTAATGATCCTGTAATTTCAAATGACAACGCCGTAATTTCTCAAGCAAAAGGAGAGATGGATTTAATAAATAATATTAATTTTGCTACAATAGATTCAAAACCAGCAAAACCAGCTCAAAATTTAGGAGATTCTTTAAGTAATGCCTCTGCTAGTGGTACGGAGTTTTTACAGATTGAAAATCAAAAAGAGCCTAGTAAAAGGATTTTGTCTAGTAAGTTAGAAGATTTAAAAAGTTTTATAAATTCATTTTATGAGAAGGAAGCCTTTAGAGAAGCTAAGGCCACACAAAGTCTTATTGGCGATTCCAACATGGGTAAAGAAATTGCTAAGCTTAAGAAAGAATATGATCAGCTTAACAATTTGTTTTGGGATATGCAACAAAAATTTCATAATCAAAAAGATTCATTTATAAAAAATATTAAATTTAGAGAAAATAGAGAAAAAAATAGAGTTATATTTAAATCTTTTTCATCTATAGAAAAGAAAATCAAGAATTTGAATCATAAGTTGAATGAAATCCAAAGCAATTTTCAAATTGCATATAATAGCTGGAATAATGCAACTTCTCTTTTGAAAGAATCTATAGAAAAATTAATTCTGGCAATTGAAAAAAGGCATGACAATGAGAGCAGAAATCAAGGTCAAATTGTTGAGCCTGTTAGTTGGCGGGACAAGGATCAAGCTGATACTTTTGCTAAGGATGCAAAATATAATGCAGAACATTCTTTGAGTTATTTAGAAAATGCGGCCGCCTACTTTAGGTATAGTTTATCAGATAAAAAACAAGCCAAAAGGCTGTTAGAAGAGATTCAAAAAGAGTTTTATCGAATTGGCATTCTATAAGGAGAAATATTTAAACATTTAAGCTTTATTATGTATAATCTTATAAGTAATAGAACAAGTTATGATTCTTTTAATTACCTTGCTAGGTATGTTTTAGCAAAAACAAAAGCCAAATAACAGTCATATTTCTCAAATTAAACAACTCTGTTACTACTTAAAATCCAATTTTATTAGTAATTATCTAAAAAGGATAGGTGTGGTATTGCTGCAGTAATAAAATCTAAGATTCTGATACTACTAAATACTTGGATTACTTTTTTTTACTTTGTTGTCAAAAGATTATGGTTTGCTGAGCGGGTAACTATAGATAGACTTTTTTAAATCTTTATCTTTTTCTTTTTTGCTTAAATATATTTGCAATAGAATCTTTGCCAGAAATGTATTATGAATGTATGAATATTTTAACAAGGATAAATCAGATCTTGTGGATTTGGAGAGATTTTTATATGAATTTGATTTTCAAACTATTCTAAAAAATAGAAATTTATTTATTGGAATTATAGATTAACGAATTTTAAGAAAGGTGTTCAAGGGCTTAGTATTGATGATATCAATAAGAATAAAAAAGATTAATCCGATTGGTATAATTTTATCTATAGAAAATTTAACTGAGTAGACAAAGGGTTGATTGGTGCAATAAAAATCATATTGGGTATGATATTTTTACCGATATTGATAAAGAGGGGGGGGGTAGTTGGTAGCTTATATTAATATAATATTTAATGAAGTTAATAGAGAAGATATAGATCAAACATCAGGTATAAATATTCTAAAAGTGAGTCATCGTGGTTGTTTAATCCTGCTTTAGAACTTGATGGGTTTTAAAAGGCGGACCAAGCGGAAGTTTTATATGTAGGTGCAGAATAGAGTTTGACTTTAACATTTTTTATAAAAGTAAGGCATGTTTCTTAAACATTACTAAAGACATGTATTAAGGTAAAAAATCTTAGTTTTTATGTCTTTTAAAGCTTAATTATTGCTTATCTTATGCGTTTTAAGACTTAACTCTTTTTTATAAACAGAGTATAGATTATCAATGGCAGCAATCATTTTTTTTACTCCCTTCTTGTCTTCTTTCTAGTAAAAATTTTTGCTTTTTTAAATCCATCATCCCCATATTCACCATGAATACTAGCAATGGCGCCACAATAATATCAACATCGGAGTCTCCTTTTTCATTAGCATATTGATTTGTAGTAACACTAAAATCTTTAACATCTTTCTTAAATTCTATAGAAGATAAACCTATCCGCTATAGAAGCATAAGCTATGCTATATTTCTATAGTCTTTTTAATAAAATAATAGGAATAAGATTTCTTATTATTTTGTAAATGAGCTATGTTTTTTCCTTTTTAGTTTCATCAGCTTCTATAGTATTAATAGTATTATAAGATTTTGTATTTTTGTTATAGATATATCTTACTATATTGATATGTTTTAATTTTTTAAAATTAGTAGCAGAATCATCAGTAAGGCATGGCAGAGCTACTATCATGATCATTAACTTGAGCCAGAGTAGCTTCACCTGTAGCATATCCCTTTTTTTTTAGTTATTTTGCCTAAATATTATTTATATTATATATTACAAGTTTATAAAAGTTTCTAATAAATTTATGAAGTCTGCTTGTGAATTTGCAGAAGAAAATTATCTTATAGCTATTTAGTGTTTTATGTTTATATCAATATAATAGTTAATTAAGTTAATAAAGAGGGTGTAAGTGCAGTATCTTAGCAAATAAACTAAATATAAGATGTGTTTAAATTAACAAAATAGTATTAAGAGGGTGATGAGGAGCAAAGTTTGATTTAGTTGCTACTTAATTTATAGATTTCCAATAAAGATAAAAGCAATAAAGTTAATTAAGCTGTTATGGTATATTATTTTAATATGTATAGGTGATAAAATGAGATTAATAGTTAAGGTTTTAATTATAAGTAGTTTAATTAGTAGCAATTTTATGTCGTGTAAGCTATATGAAAAATTGGTAGATAAAAAAGAAGAGCCTTTAGATAATAAAGGGAAGTATTTGAAAAAAAATAAATTAATTGTGGGGTCTGTTGATAATGTAAAAACCGATACTTCAACTTATTATGTACAAGATAGTGATAGAGGTAGGCGTAGGACTAGAAGTGTAATTAAAGGAGAAAAAAGCGACCAGAAAGGAGATGTATTAGAAAAGCAGATAAGCAAGGACATAAATATGAAAATTTTCGGTTGATAGTAGATCAACTAGCAGTCAGAATGCTATTTACAAGCATTCTGAACAAGTTACTAATAAAGCTAAGGAAGCTGAGAATATTAAGAATAAAGCCTCTTATTATATAGCAGAGGCCGGGGCGGAATGGCTGCTAGTTTAAATAAGATAAAGTTATAACTTGATAAAATAAAGACTAAGATTGATGATGCTGAATCTGATCTTCAGAAAGCAAGAAGAAAATCTGAGATTAGTAAATCTAAGAGAAAATTATTGCCTGACCTGCACAAAGTAATTGTTAAGGCTAAAAATAGTAGGGATTATACTTACAAAGTATGTTATAGTGATGCAGTTAGTGTATTAAAAATTGTCAGGAATGGTTTTGAAAATGCAAAGAGAAGAGCAGTTGATGCTTTAGGAGAAACCAAAGATGACAGCTCTTCTATGGCATATCATAATTATTCTTACTTTTATTGGATGGAAAAAGCTAAAGCAGCAATGAATAATGCAGAAAGCATGTTTAAGAATGCCAAAAAGTATCAAGAAGATCTTAAAGCTAAGATGGATCAAGTGAATAAAGGGTTTGCTCACTTGGAAGAAAAAATATTAAATTTGGGAAAACATGAATCTAAGTAGTAGAATAGAGACATAGATTTAACCAAAATGGAAGTCTTCTAGGAGGGTAAGAAAGAGGTTTTTTATTATAGCTCTATGTTATTCTCTTAGTTATAATGAAATCTTTTTGTGTTTTTGTTGTAAAAAAAAATTTCCCAATTGGTATTTACAGGTAATATTTGAGTATTATATTATATGTGTTTTTGTATTGCTTTTTAGTATACTAGGCTTGACTAATTGATATATTAGGTAGTAGAACATGTATGAATAATAATTTAGCGTATAAACAAATACTAGAATATAAATATGTAAAGAAGGCCTTTTATTGATTAAGGGGTTTAAAGAGGGGATAATAGATTCTTTTTTACTGTTAAATCTAGTGTGTAGTGGAAATCTACCAAACAAAAAAATTTTATAGAATAAATTCCAATGAATTCACTCTAATTAGCAAATATCTTGTCAATTCTTTTAGCAATAATCACCAATTACTTGGAATTTATTATGGTTT of Borreliella garinii contains these proteins:
- a CDS encoding P52 family lipoprotein, with amino-acid sequence MINKLNKNDLNHLPPLFENHNEKILTIFLGLNSKRSKELLNLFLKIKTIVNNNSFEIKGFLLYLCIENLCLVNLLFFDKDSHICSNDGKHNYFDDPFPLLINGLKK
- a CDS encoding P12 family lipoprotein, encoding MQRNLFLYTLLTIGLISCSLDSKLFDNKEQKNKNDIKNALDSIQKNTLNKLYDNQEEKKGVKNFEELKDGGLISPTPAESLASTRPTIEKENIGPPVVSLETSNNKASIPTTTISIEHNQKKEIKKEIKKEQLFPSTKEEKRADKEIKNIENAIRGSGFPKLIEDIRSLKHEYTSIKSDFYDVIDKINNKITSLMKNRHKNRTKITELRQLQNNLNTENEFDEIMTHIDIAEQDIGSAALFFNEAKESLKEGIIKRLENENRTALLLSKQALNKAEDALSKLENYSSKKNLAMGRNKIIKKLIEQAKTALSKS
- a CDS encoding RNA-guided endonuclease TnpB family protein, coding for MSANKAYKYRIYPNTNQKKYFSKAFGCVRFLYNKMLSDKKDYYEKNKKSLSVNPSNYKNEFPFLKEVDSLALCSAWIDLNSAYSNFFREIKKGNRTQGFPKYKSKKNRQTYRTNNQKNSIRIENDYIKIPKIGFVKLALHRNIKSNEVIKNVVVEKDIDDKYYISVAVECLDVKNNDKTKDNKKEVVGIDMSMRHFLVSSEGEKINHPKYLLKNESKLKRYQKKLSKKQKGSRNRAKSRLRVAKLHRKISNQRKDFLHKLSYYFAANYKNIVIENLSIKGMQKGMFGKSVNDLGWYEFVRQLSYKSEWYGSYLHKADRYFPSSKLCNNCSIKNTTLKLSDTRWTCSGCNTLHDRDINAALNLKNYYKEIKTKAGTA
- a CDS encoding 5'-methylthioadenosine/S-adenosylhomocysteine nucleosidase family protein codes for the protein MSFLVKNHYAVFHQEISGEFQNAIAIDVESAAMVQIEYNFKIPFISIRGISDIVNNENNYNDYKKFIRKASINSAKTVKKLIKLI